The genomic stretch TGGAAAACATTGTATAGGCCCACACTGTAGAtgccaaaaaaaatgtttatggGTTGAATTTGGCATAAAGTTGCAGTACTTAATATGTCATGTCCAGATATAGGAAATGACAGAAAACTTCCAAGAAGATAAGAGATGTGGGTACAGGATCTTTAGGTGGGAAGTTATTACTGAACAGTAAGGCTTGGGAGAGGAGACTGCAGCCTTACATTCTGAAAAGAACTGTCCTGTAGCTATTGGACATTGAACGCTGAATAATCAAGAACTCAGTGGaagtagtaagaaaaaaattagaatttatcAACATATAAATGGGGTTTCTCTCTGAAGTACCATTAGGGACAATTGAAATTAGTCATACTATAGGAAATAGGATCTGTACTAGGGGGatcactttatttttaacttgtgaAATACTCAAATCTGAGATAATCCCTGCCTATTTTGTTTTATCCTTTCAGGCtttcttaataacaaaaatatttcattttcaacaCCTGAGTAATTAAAAATCCTTGGCTTTCATCTACTGTTATTGAAAGGGATTTAAATTACTAAGCTAGATAACATTGAGGTGTTCAGTGGATCTAGACCATATTCCAGTATGATAGATTTTCTGTTCATTCAAAATATTGTCAAAGTTCAAAACAAATCATAAAGCAAGGCTTCAGATGTGAAAATAACAGAATCAGCAACCTTAGAATTTCAAGGCtttatgtgtgatttttctttttctaaaacagaaaCCATATACAATTTGAGAGAAGAGAATAGACAGCTAAGGAAAGCACACCAAGACATACATACACAGCTTCAAGATGTCAAGGTAAAATGTGACCAGCCGTTTGGTTCCTTGGTGTTTGCCCGGTTTTCTTTGTAGAATGACTTTCATAGACATTACCGTATTGACCTGCCTTCTAACCCCAGAATATTCCTGTGGGCTTTGCATAACTGGAGTGTGCCTGAAAAGGTGGTCTGAACATGTAAGGATTTCATTAATGCCAGCATTATTCATTTGTTGGAtggttacatttaaaaatattctacttACAAAGGTTTGTTCCTTTAGTTTTGATTTCATCATAAGTGGTTATATTTGGATAggtttatatctatatctatctatctatctatctatctatctatctatctatctataggaATACTACATAAATCATAGCCTTCTCTTcccaataatttttaaacttagcAAAtgctacaacaacaacaaacaagtaAGGAAGTAATGTTTGGGTGGTCAGATCAAAGAAGAATTTGTCTTATAATGTAAAGCTCAAcatgtaaaattcttttttgtatagCAACAGCATAAGAATTTACTCTCCGAGCATGAACAACTTGTAGTGACTTTGGAAGACCACAAGAGTGCACTAGCTGCTGCTCAGGTTAGAAGGGTAGCAGCCTCTATCGGgtctttttaaaatctgcttAATATTTCTGAATTCCTTTATGCATGTAGTCTCTTACAAGCCAATCTTCAGTGAGTTACTTAGGACTGAGCTGCCCTAATCCTGAGGACAGTGcatgcttttaaaattaactcaAGAGAATAGTAAATaaacttttgattattttttgcaCTGGTTGtatggtgcaaaaaaaaaaaaaaactatttctgCCTCTACTAGGCCCTATATGAATTAGTCTATTGCCTACTTAAATCACAGAAATTAACACATGATCATGATCTTTTGCAACTCTCTGATATGTGTTAACTCTTGGTATAGGAACTGTAAAATTTTATGATACTGGCTACTCAAATAAATAATTATCAgacctcttctttccctcctttgatACCAGTATTCCAACATACACATACTTCTTTGGGGATAAGGCTTATATGGTGTAGGTCAAATTACAGAAAAGCAGAAGGGTcagtggagaaagaaaaacaagagttgCAAACTCCATTTGCTCAAAGTCTAGGATGGCTCCTGGCACAAGGCAGGCCCTCAGTATTCAGCTTTCTGAATAAAAAAGTGAACAAAGACAAGTGTTGGTGAGCTTGTTAAGGCAATATCATGCTGAGTGTTTTATAGCTTTCTAGAAACAGGAATGGATGGCTTACTATGTGAGACTTAGGTCTTCACTTTTCTTCTTGATGGAGTTGTAAGAAAAGGGCAAAGGGAAACAAGCCATCTGTACTTATCAGGAGACTAtgtattaatttttgtctttatgaaATTATTGAAAGGCATAATATCCTGGGCCCTGACACATCTGAGAGGCTGTAGCTTCTGGGTTTTAGGGACCCTTGTTAATTGAGTGTCTTTTTACCAAACTGTTGCTATAtggtaatttatatatatatataaattgaattGACTTTGGATAGAGTATTTCATTCTAAGCcttctttgtaaaattttgtCAAGTGTTACTCTGTGTGAGGCTGTTCATGCCTTAAGATATTATGAACTGATTTGAACATTATGTGCTATAATTCTATAAATTTAGAATAAGAAGCAATCTGAAAATTTATGGAAAGATAAGTAAAATGATTGATTCAGTAACCAAAATTAAATTATGTGGTAAGCATACTAGCAGTATTACAGagttttataatagaaaaaaatttttctataaCCTGTGTGtagctttctgtttctttaagtatcttttgttgttgttgttgggaaaATTGCcccaagattctcctgcctttttaaaaagaatagctATGATATAACTAGGTACAGTTCTTAATTAGAGTTGTACATCTTAGTCActttgggctgctgtaacaaaataccataggctGGAAACTTATTTGTTACAGTTCTGAATGCTGGAAGTCCTAAATTAGGACAACCCATGGTTGGATTCTTGTGAGGGCCCTCCTCTGGGCTGCAGACTCAGCTCCTTATATTCTCTAATGATGGAAAGGTGTAAGAGAACACCTATGAtcccttttataagggcactaattccaccTTTACACCATGATTACCTCCTAAAGTCCCCACTCTCTGTTACCATTGTCACGGGGATTAGGGTTTCAGTATATGAATTTTGAAGAGACATATTCATTCCATATACTATGTTAAAACTTTCCCCAAATCTCCTCAGAAAAAGCATACTGTTTGGGGCATCCACATTGCTTATGTAAACCATCATATGAGATTCTGTCTTGACAATTTGATTTCTAAAGGgttttgtttcatatttataATATAGAAAAGTATGTAACATTATatccttttaaaactaaataaactgaggctaaaaagaaaattcaatagtTGGCCCAAGATTAGTGACCAGAGCCATGTTTGATACTCAGGTCTTCTTGGCATCCAAATCACACTTTTACATGTGTTTTTGAGATTTCCCAACACCACAGGTACCTGGGTCTGGCTCCAGACATTTTGAATCATAATTTCTGGAGAGGAGGCTCAggagcctacttaaaaaaaaaacaaacaaggttGGCCTATATGATCAATTCATGCTATTATCAGAACCATACTAGTGCTTTCGAAGATTTTATATATCTAGAGGTAGAGAAAGGATAGAATTGAGTATTTCTCCACATGTGTCTTAAAATATCACTATAAGgattccatttgtattttttctttgaccTCAAAGGTATGctaatatttttgatatatttctGATACAAGGTCCACTGCTAGCCATGTGGTACACTTTTGCATAAACTATATGAAGGGTCTCCTTTGTCACAGATACAACAAGCAGACTTCTTCACTTTTTCTGAAAATCGGATAGAGGCAAATAGGTCTCTCTTCCTTGGTGTGGAAGAATAGTGGGCAGTGCTGTGCAGCAAGAAGTCTGACTGGTTTCATCTCTGCTGGTTAGTTTGCCCAGCACAAGGAGGCACCCTTCCTGTTAAAAAAAATGTCCATGTCTGGAGGTATCCAATGAGAGGAGAGCAGTttaaggcaagcccaggcaaaaagttggtgagacccatATCAATCAATAAGCTAGACGTGGTTGTACGCACCCGTGATCCTAGGTACAGGGAAGGCCGTTgctaggaggattgcaatctgaggtcagccctgggcaaaaacacaagaccctacctgaaaaaataattaaagtgaaaAGTACTGgcggcatggctcaggtggtagagcacctgttttgcaagtgtgagtcactgagtttaaacccagtactgccaaaaaaaaatgttttaaagcttTTGTGTtctatgtatgtgtttatgtcaGTGTGTGTTTATACACACAGCATTGCTGCTTTCAGAATAACAGTGGTAGTGTGTATGGTGGATTATATATACACAGTGTCTATTAATTTTGTTAGTTAAGGTAATTGATGTATTTTTTGCCTTCTTAGATCTGTGTAGTAAAGACACCATACACACCCCAAGACCCAACTCACAACATATATACAGATACACCCATGAGTGTATTCTAGTCCTGTACCTGCATTATTATCTTCAtcactgtaaaaaataaatgggGGGGGGACACATTCAGAATTAAGATACAAAAATCCAGCTTCCTTTTATGCCtacttcatttatttccaaaAGCTACAGAGCACAGACAGTATAGGAAACATTCTGGCAAGTAATGGACCCCATTTGAGTACAAATTACCTAGGGGAAAGAAGGTAGCCTGAAgaattttacatatacatatgcatatacatatataccatgCATACCTTGTGATTCCTATCCACTAAAAAAATATTGCTCAGAACATACTGATAAAAGATATTTGCACTTGTATTTGTGTAACTGAATTTCTGTAGATTGAAATTGAAAACATTGATTAATACctgttttacttttaataatgatatttatactagaaagttatttataaaagttctttgtttcatgtagcaTGGTAAACTAACATGTCTTAgatactttttctgttttctttaattcTAATTTGCATGTTCTTGAAATGGTTAAGCATGACAAAGGAAAATTAGCTAATGCATGAAAACAATCTGCATATTTTCCTAACATATTTAGGTGTAATATTTTTTCTAGTCATCCACTGAACCAAAATGTCCATCTATGAATAGTATCTTTTTCCCTCCTCAAATTGTGCAATTTTCATCTAATTGTGCAATTTATATGCAGACTCAAGTTGCAGAATACAAACAACTGAAAGAAACTCTGAATCGGATTCCCAGCTTTCGAAAATTTGAACCAGCAGAGCCACAAAATGTTACTTTTACCCAGATGGCACATTCTCCACAAGGGTACAACACAGCAAGGGAGAAGTCAGTCGGAGAGCTGCAAGAGGTAAGAGGCCTGAACCTGAATCTGTGGATAGGTCACTTTCCCTGTCCAGCTGTCCTGAGGTGAACTGTTTGCAACCTTGTCCACTCTTCCTGCAGAGCAATGCTTCCAAATTTTTAGTGTATATCAGAATCCCCAGGAgagcttgttaaaacacagaatGCTCAGCCTGGGCCCCAGAGTTTTGGTTAATTTGGGATGAGGCTTGAGGATTTGCTTTTCTAATTGATGCAGTTGGCTTAAGAAGAAGACTTTGAGCATTACTGTTATAATATTTTGTGAGGAAGACTTTCCTGACTTTGTCTTTACTtgtgagttttatttctttttaaagacctgTAGAATGTGAGTATTTCAAGTTTAGTtgattttgtttccctttgagtaAGGTGAGATGGTTAAATGGTCATGAAGGTATTAAATGACAATCAGCTCACCCCAGCATTAATGTTAACATATTTGAACTTGATGCAGTGCTGGGCCCATATAGAGAATGTCAAAAGTTCATTTAAAGAACTGTAGAACACTTTCCAAAGAATGAGTTCTCACCTCAGAATGCACTTTATGCTGTTCTtcatgaaaatcaaacattgctTAAGTATATGTCAAGAGTAAGGCATTAAAAATATTGTCCTCCTTATTAACCTTTACAAAGTTGGTTTTGCAATAAGAAATGAGAAGTATGGTTATGTTTCAtccaacaaagttttttttttaacaataaatgtttgagaagactTGCCCCCAAGTCACCATCTCATGGGAATAATGAAGTTGATGTGAGTAAGCTGACATGTGAGTGTCTTCACTCTGTTCGGAGTATTCCTTCACAGACAGGCTCAACATCCTCATGGACTCTTGTTCTCTATCTAGGTCTTAAGTTAACCACTAACTTAAGAAACCATAACCGAATCACTGGCCTGGAATTTGTTCTGGTCTCTCCTACTTTGATGGCCAGCTTACTGGATTAATGATCTAATGACTCAAAGCTTTGGTTTTTCCATGTGTGGGTTGGAGATTGTAGCTATCTGTCTGCTCTAACAGTTTCATGGGATATTGTGAGGATAAATCGCAGGTGTTTGAAAAGCACTTAGAgctctttaaagaaatatttcctataaAGCCAGGGCAGTAGTGTGTCAAACTTGCCAGATAGTTAAGGACTGTGGGAAAATGTGTATCTCCCAGTGTCCCCAGATGTCTGAGAAAGGACTTTTCTCCCTAGCTTAAGATTTACACATTCTAGTTTCTTAAGACCAGTAATTATATTTCTGCTAGTTTCAGAATAGAGTTCCATATTTCAATTTGCTTATGTTGTAGCCTGATAGAAATTTCAACTATGGGAGAGtaatttgaccaaaaaaaaaatttttttttttctgttgaagaaGGCCAGTGAGGGAAAAGGCATGGCAGTTTTTCATATCAAAATTGTCACCTCCTTCCTACACCTTCCTAAGTAATGCAGATCATGTAGAGATCTCTGAAACTTACTGGAAAAACCAATTTGAATCAaccaattttaaaggaggagtGCTCTAAAACAAGACTTTCTTTTCCTGTTCACTTTTCTGTATTgacaatacaaaatatatttaccaAAGACTCTCTGTGGTTTGCAAAGAAATTGACTTTCACACATTAGGAATATTTTAttaagctaggtgctggtggctcatgcctgtaatcctagctactcaggaggcagagatcagaaagatcaaggtttgaacccagcctggaaaaatagttcacaagaccctatctcaaaaagaaaaagaaaaaaatccatcatgaaaaaaagaactggtggagtggctcaagctttaGGCTGtgggttcaaaccacaatactgcaaaaagtattttattatatcttGTTTAACATATACTATTTTGACTTAGCATGGTTGTTTCAAATTATTAATAAACtaagttaatgaaaaataaacacaactcTTCAACTGAATAGTATCCTCTTTTCAAATAATTATTGAAAGCAAAATTAACATTGAAGAAAATTATGCAAGCATTGCGGCACTTGAAGTTTGAggggttttcctttttattctaagGGGAAGCAGGAGTTAGATTTTGAGGGAAAAGTTTGCTTTTGACATGTGGTTACTGATATACTTTGCTTTCCTGGTTATTGACAGTATTCTCTCTGGGGTGAAATTTTACCTgattatctctattttatagGTGAAATTGCACTTGAGAAATATTAAGTGACTCCATTGTATCTATATTTTTAAGTCAGGACTAatgtttacatacatatgtatatatatgtatgtatgtattgatATATTCCTACACACTGGGATTTTGTTTATGTTGTAGCTCCTTAGAGGAATTACATCCTTTGAAACATAAGTGTCATTTCTTGTGATGTGCTTGTCCTAGCTGTCTCGAAATAGTGAGGTAAGGCAGAAACATGAAGCAATGTCTAGAAGAACAGAAGAAGCAAAACCTTCTCCTCCCACCCACAAGGAGGCAGAATTCCAGACTCCAGCAGAGCAGAACCCACAAGAAGTGGAACCCAGAGAGCCAGAGGAGCATCAGGTAGAAGAAGAGCACAGAAAGGCcctggaagaggaggagatggagcagGTGGGGCAGGCAGAACACCTGGAGGAGGAACATGACCCATCACCAGAGGAACAGGACCGGGAGTGGAAAGAACAGCAGGAACAAAAGGAAGCAGCCCGTCTTCTGGAGGGGCATGCTCAGGCCGAGGTACCCACTCCAAGTTCACCAGCATGGGGAATGTGGCTTTATTTTTAAACGTTAAAGAAAACAGCCTTCCCTTGTATCACAATAtctaaaagaatatttgaatgtCTTTGCTGTATGTCATTTTACATATTGGAATATTCATAGCATAGCTGGTTACATACCTCAGGTTGGTGACAAGAGCAGTTGCTGCCAGTGTGCACGTGTATTCTTGTCTTTGTCAGGGTGCCCATAACAGACACATCCTCACATCACTGGGACAGTAGAATAGCAGAGCACCTTGCTGGGCACCTTCTCAGGATGTGCTTAAGTTCCATTCTGAGGTAgagaaagctgtgatttttctatgttcattgaCAGCCAGTTGTGTACTGGCTTTTGCCTATTCACCTTCAAGAATTTAATTCAAGAATGAATCAAAAAGCTTTTATCAGAAGCTCTTACCACTTAGGAATCTTCAGTAGGTGAGTGTGTTTAGCCAGTTTCTGCTTCCACCCTGCTTTCTGTGCATACCCTGACATGTAAGCAACACCTCGCCCTTTCTTAAAGAAACATCTATCATTACAAGTAATACTTTAAAGGAACTCATAGTGGACCAGCACTGAGTGCAGCAAGGTACCTTTCTTCCACTGTCTCCAAACCGATACCCAACAACAGGTCGCTTATAACTCTGAAGCATTGTTGGGCCTCTGATTTTCTGGAACTTGAAGCAGCTTGAGGCTTCAGTGGGTGAGTGGGAAGGGTGGCCTGTGTTATTCCCTGAGGTACTTGTAAACTGAGAAGCCTTTGAGTTCTGTACTCTTccccactatggaaagcagtccCCCACTTGGTTTAATCCCCCTCAAGTctcttccctctgtctttcctgagtaatttgtgtgttttgttaATTGGGGTGTGGGGGATGGCAAATAGCTCAATGGAAAATGGTTTTAAGAATTGCTGTGTCTGATTTCCTTTAATCAAAAGGTGCTATCTTCTCACCCATTCTtggtctcttttaaaaaaaatcaattctttgCTTTTCCACCGTAATGTgggatttcactttttttttttttttggttgtgtgtAGCTAAAGATTAGTATGTACATTGCTGGAGTTCATTAGCATGCCTAGGTCCTTAACTCTTCATGGAAAAAGCTTTAGCCTCACAAATTGCCCAATTAGTGTGAGGCTACCAAGCGCCCACTTGCTCCAGAGCTCTGTGAACATAGATTCACTTATGATTTGAAACTGATTTCTTGTGTTATGCCCCTGTTCCATTTGAGCAGGAAGGACCCGCAAGACTCCCTGCATACCAGTAAATCAGGAAGATTCCAGTTGCTCAAATAAACCAAGGGCAGTTCAGAGAAAGTTAGAAAGTGGGAGCTCTTGGATTTTACGTACACTCACAGTGCACCTGACCAGTCGTTGAATAAGCCAACCCTACCCTGAGTCTGTCATGAGGAACAAATGAAGGGAAAACCCTGAGGAACCTGACCCCTCACTCTCAGCATCGCCTCTGTTTTGCCCCAGGTGTACAGCTCAGCCAGGCCGGTTACCAACTTCCGATCGCCGTATGAGGAGCAGCTGGAGCAGCAGAGATTGGCAGCCAGGAGGGATGAGGAGGCCCAGAGATTGTGGGAACACCAGGAAGCTCTGCACCAGCAGAGACTACAGGAACACTTGCtaaggcagcagcagcagcagcttctGGTTAGAGAGACAGCCCAGAGGAAGCAGGCCGAGCATGAGGAGGGCCGGCAGCAGCAACAGAAGCAGCTAAGGTAGCCTCATCCTCCCCTCACGGGATAGACCGCCCCTCCTCTGGTTTCAAAAGCAGATTTACAACAGTTTTGTGTCCCATGAACTTGAGGTGCACATCTTGCTCATGTAGCTGAGGCAGAAAAACTACTTGGGAATTAAATGTCCAatacctaattttttaaatttttttttctgcttaaaattGACAGTTTAAGTCTCAAGATAGCCTAGTAgactttgttttgtctttgaaagatatttttcctTATTATAGTATCCTTTGAAAACCTATCTGCAATCTTTATTATACCTTATCACATACCTAAAGATTTTCTTGAAAAACTtttatggctttttaaaaagtgttgaaaATCTTCTTTACTACTATCCTGAAAGATAAATGACCTTGCCAAACTGTGCATATATAATGTTTGTGTCACCTGCAGACAGCAAGCTCATTATGATGCCATGGATAATGACATCGTTCAGGGAGCAGAGGACCAAGGAAtccaagaagaggaaggaggtggtAAGATATCTCAGATGATGACTGTTTTAATAAAAAGTACCTGGTAATACCATGCTACTTCAGCGACCAGTATCATAAACATCAACAAGCCAAATGCACACCTGTGTTTTCTCCTTGCCTTGGAAGTCTTGCACATTGTCttaaaaggtttttaaattaaatcaataGTAACTTTCATTTATGGCAAGTGTCTAGGGTGCCATTTATCAAATGTTGTTTCCTGTGACAATAGAACCAGAAGATAATGTCTGCCTGGCACCACTGATGGTTAGATGTACGTCCTTCCTAAAGGAAGAGGATGGCGCACTCCTTTGCAGCCCATTGTGGTATTTTATAGCTTCAGACTCAagaaattgttttccttatttccccCCTGGGTCACTTTAAGCCCTTTTGTTCTGTTATCTGTAAGACTAGAGAACAGTTTGCTCCCTTCTTTATTTAATAAATCCCTATGTATACTTGAAGTCTGGCGGTAAGTTactctttatctttattttgtataGACTGAATACTCTCTATATACTTAAACTTTATGcatagctttttttctttatactactggggtttaaactcaggctttACTGTTTGCTAGAcgggtgctgtaccacttgagcagtGCCCCACccagttttgctttagttattttttcagatagggtatcacttcttcacttttgcccaggctactcTCCTGCCTATACCTCATATATAGCTGGAGTTATAGTCATGACCATGACACCTGGCTTGTTTGccaagatgaggtcttgctaccttttcgcctggctggcctcaaatcatgatcctcctgttgtCCACTTCCcgagtaactgggatcacaggaatATGCCAGTGCACCTGGCTCCTCTTGTATCTTACttactttaaaaagtgatttgttctttttgtgtgcTTGTGTAGTTCTCTTGATCTAAATATTGTTCAGAAAGCAGCAAGTAAATGTCTgagtttgaatgtgaaatgtgcCTGTGTCCTGGCAGCATCATCAGTACCATGTCAGAGAACATTGGATGGACTATATTTGCTTTGAGTTCTATAGATGGAgttgttctttctttcatttcctaatGACATTTCTTTTATTGGATACCTACCAT from Castor canadensis chromosome 5, mCasCan1.hap1v2, whole genome shotgun sequence encodes the following:
- the Golim4 gene encoding Golgi integral membrane protein 4 isoform X4 — encoded protein: MGNGMCSRKQKRIFQTLLLLTVVFGFLYGAMLHYELQTQLRKAEAVALKYQQHQESLSAQLQVVYEHRSRLEKSLQKERLEHKKAKEDFLVYKLEAQETLNKGRQDSNSRYSALNVQHQMLKSQHEELKKQHSDLEEDHRKQGEDFTRTFNDHKQKYLQLQQEKEQELSKLKETIYNLREENRQLRKAHQDIHTQLQDVKQQHKNLLSEHEQLVVTLEDHKSALAAAQTQVAEYKQLKETLNRIPSFRKFEPAEPQNVTFTQMAHSPQGYNTAREKSVGELQELSRNSEVRQKHEAMSRRTEEAKPSPPTHKEAEFQTPAEQNPQEVEPREPEEHQVEEEHRKALEEEEMEQVGQAEHLEEEHDPSPEEQDREWKEQQEQKEAARLLEGHAQAEVYSSARPVTNFRSPYEEQLEQQRLAARRDEEAQRLWEHQEALHQQRLQEHLLRQQQQQLLVRETAQRKQAEHEEGRQQQQKQLRQQAHYDAMDNDIVQGAEDQGIQEEEGGAYERDNQHQDEAEGDPGNGQEPQEQGHREADPESEADRAAVEDINPADDPNNQGEDEFEEAEQVREENLPDENEEQKQSDQKQENAEMEEHLVGDDKNNDGEEQEPRDATRLKGREEHYEEEEEEEDGAAVAEKSHRRAEM